The Arctopsyche grandis isolate Sample6627 chromosome 10, ASM5162203v2, whole genome shotgun sequence genome window below encodes:
- the LOC143917639 gene encoding uncharacterized protein LOC143917639 has product MICYKCKSVVLLTNYVLCELCEEPFHHDCVGISETKYKKMTSKNKEKWRCVSCRIHPNPLPPSQSSSLMLSSQDSVISPQPSLFDILNEIKCFRADFNTMKNEFENIKSVITDINNKLFTIEAKSDEFDGRLTTAEKKISCFSDVNKGLIEAQNTIVELKQENNLQDQFSRKNNVEISGIPMKKGENLVSILYDLCAVVGHKLCDTDIDTIHRVRPYPSQGVAGSQQQQQREGNSDVSVRTSSVVVRFTQRRRKDLLMAAVRARRGITTNDINIPGPPTTLYVTDHLTPTNKLLLKRARQLKTEYNYAYLWVKDCKIMIRKSASSNIIQISKESDLCKIK; this is encoded by the coding sequence atgatttgctataaatgcaaaagtgttgtgttgttgactaattatgtgctgtgcgagctttgtgaagaacctttccaccatgattgtgtggggatttcggaaacaaaatacaaaaaaatgacgtcaaagaataaggaaaaatggcgatgcgtttcttgccgtatccatcctaacccccttccgccgtctcagtcctcatcactaatgctcagttctcaagattcagtcatcagtcctcagccatctttatttgatatacttaatgaaattaaatgctttcgagcagactttaataccatgaaaaatgagtttgaaaacataaaatctgtaatcacagacataaacaataaattattcacaatagaggctaagtctgatgaatttgatgggagactaaccactgctgaaaagaaaatttcctgcttttctgatgtaaataaaggtttaattgaggcgcaaaatactattgttgaactgaaacaagaaaacaatctgcaagatcaattctctagaaaaaacaatgtagaaatatccggcatacctatgaaaaagggtgaaaatctagtgtctatattatatgacttatgtgctgtcgtgggtcacaaattgtgcgacacagatattgacaccatacaccgtgtgcggccgtacccgtcccagggcgttgcaggttcacagcaacagcaacagcgagagggcaacagcgatgtgagtgtgcgcacgtcatcagtggtcgtacggttcactcagcgccgtcgtaaggacctgctgatggcggccgtgcgcgcccgccgcggcatcaccaccaacgacatcaatattccaggcccgcccaccaccctatacgtaacggatcaccttacaccaacgaataaattattattgaagcgagcacgccaattgaaaactgaatataactacgcctacttgtgggttaaagattgcaagatcatgattagaaaaagtgcgagctccaatatcatacaaatctcaaaagaatcagatctttgcaaaatcaaatga